One stretch of Camelus bactrianus isolate YW-2024 breed Bactrian camel chromosome 19, ASM4877302v1, whole genome shotgun sequence DNA includes these proteins:
- the NCOA5 gene encoding nuclear receptor coactivator 5 isoform X1, with amino-acid sequence MNTAPSRPSPTRRDPYGFGDSRDTRRDRSPIRGSPRREPRDGRNGRDARDSRDMRDPRDLRDHRDSRDIRDHRDSRSMRDARDMRDLRDFRDLRDSRDFRDHRDPMYDRYREMRDSRDPMYRREGSYDRYLRMDDYCRRKDDPYFDRYRDSFDGRGPPVPESQSRAKERLKREERRREELYRQYFEEIQRRFDAERPVDCSVIVVNKQTKDYAESVGRKVRDLGMVVDLIFLNTEVSLSQALEDVSRGGSPFAIVITQQHQIHRSCTVNIMFGTPQEHRNMPQADAMVLVARNYERYKNECREKEREEIARQAAKMADEAILQERERGGPEEGVRGGHPPAIQSLINLLADNRYLTAEETDKIINYLRERKERLMRSSTDSLPGPISRQPLGATSGASLKTQPSSQPLQGGQVLPSATPTPAAPPTSQQELQAKILSLFNSGTVAANSSSVSPSIAAGNTQNQNFSTAANSQPQQRSQASGNQPPNILGQAGSARNMGPRPGAPSQGLFGQPSTRLAPASNLASQRPVSSTGINFDNPSVQKALDTLIQSGPALSHLVSQTAAQVGRPQAPMGSYQRHY; translated from the exons ATGAATACGGCTCCATCAAGACCCAGCCCCACACGAAG AGATCCATATGGCTTTGGAGACAGTCGAGATACAAGACGTGATCGATCCCCAATTCGAGGAAGTCCGAGGAGAGAGCCCAGAGATGGCAGAAATGGCCGGGATGCCCGGGATAGTAGAGACATGCGAGACCCCCGAGATTTGCGGGACCACAGAGATAGCAGAGACATTCGGGATCACAGAGACAGCAGAAGTATGCGTGATGCTCGGGACATGAGGGATCTTAGAGACTTTCGTGACCTAAGAGACTCAAGGGATTTTCGAGATCACCGGGACCCCATGTACGACAGATACAGAGAGATGAGAGACTCCCGAGATCCCATGTACAG gAGAGAAGGATCTTACGACAGATACCTGCGAATGGATGACTATTGCAGGAGGAAGGATGACCCTTACTTTGACCGCTACAGAGATAGCTTTGATGGACGAGGCCCTCCAGTCCCAGAAAGTCAGTCTCGTGCAAAAG AGCGTTTGAAACGTGAGGAACGGCGTAGAGAAGAGCTTTATCGTCAGTATTTTGAGGAAATCCAGAGACGCTTTGATGCCGAGAGGCCTGTGGATTGTTCTGTGATTGTGGTCAACAAGCAGACTAA AGATTATGCTGAATCTGTGGGACGGAAGGTTCGAGACCTAGGCATGGTAGTGGACTTGATCTTCCTCAACACAGAAGTGTCACTGTCACAAGCTTTGGAGGATGTTAGCAGAGGAGGGTCTCCTTTTGCTATTGTCATCACCCAGCAACACCAGATTCACCGCTCCTGTACAGTCAACATCATGTTTGGAACCCCACAAG AGCATCGCAACATGCCCCAGGCAGACGCCATGGTGCTGGTGGCCAGAAATTATGAGCGCTACAAGAATGAGTGCCGGGAGAAGGAACGTGAGGAGATTGCCAGACAGGCAGCCAAGATGGCTGATGAAGCCATCCTCCAGGAAAGAGAGCGAGGAGGCCCTGAGGAAGGAGTACGCGGGGGGCACCCTCCAGCCATCCAAAGCCTCATCAACTTGCTGGCAGACAATAGGTATCTCACTGCCGAAGAGACTGACAAGATCATCAACTACCTGCGAGAGCGGAAGGAGCGGCTTATGAGGAGCAGCACCGACTCTCTGCCTG GCCCGATTTCCCGTCAACCACTCGGGGCGACTTCGGGTGCCTCGCTGAAGACACAGCCAAGCTCCCAACCGCTCCAGGGCGGCCAAGTGCTCCCCTCTGCTACACCCACTCCAGCtgcaccccccacctcccaacaAGAGCTTCAGGCCAAAATCCTCAGCCTCTTCAATAGTGGCACGGTTGCGGCCAATAGCAGCTCTGTATCCCCCTCGATTGCTGCCGGAAACACCCAGAACCAGAATTTTTCCACAGCAGCGAACAGCCAGCCTCAGCAAAGATCACAGGCCTCTGGCAATCAGCCTCCAAACATTTTGGGACAGGCAGGATCTGCTCGGAACATGGGCCCCCGGCCTGGGGCTCCTTCCCAAGGGCTCTTTGGCCAGCCTTCCACTCGCCTGGCACCTGCCAGCAACTTAGCTAGCCAGAGGCCGGTGTCTTCCACAGGTATCAACTTTGACAATCCAAGTGTACAGAAGGCTCTGGACACACTGATCCAGAGTGGCCCTGCTCTCTCCCACCTGGTTAGCCAGACCGCAGCACAGGTCGGGCGGCCCCAGGCCCCCATGGGATCGTACCAGAGGCATTACTGA
- the NCOA5 gene encoding nuclear receptor coactivator 5 isoform X2 — protein sequence MRDPRDLRDHRDSRDIRDHRDSRSMRDARDMRDLRDFRDLRDSRDFRDHRDPMYDRYREMRDSRDPMYRREGSYDRYLRMDDYCRRKDDPYFDRYRDSFDGRGPPVPESQSRAKERLKREERRREELYRQYFEEIQRRFDAERPVDCSVIVVNKQTKDYAESVGRKVRDLGMVVDLIFLNTEVSLSQALEDVSRGGSPFAIVITQQHQIHRSCTVNIMFGTPQEHRNMPQADAMVLVARNYERYKNECREKEREEIARQAAKMADEAILQERERGGPEEGVRGGHPPAIQSLINLLADNRYLTAEETDKIINYLRERKERLMRSSTDSLPGPISRQPLGATSGASLKTQPSSQPLQGGQVLPSATPTPAAPPTSQQELQAKILSLFNSGTVAANSSSVSPSIAAGNTQNQNFSTAANSQPQQRSQASGNQPPNILGQAGSARNMGPRPGAPSQGLFGQPSTRLAPASNLASQRPVSSTGINFDNPSVQKALDTLIQSGPALSHLVSQTAAQVGRPQAPMGSYQRHY from the exons ATGCGAGACCCCCGAGATTTGCGGGACCACAGAGATAGCAGAGACATTCGGGATCACAGAGACAGCAGAAGTATGCGTGATGCTCGGGACATGAGGGATCTTAGAGACTTTCGTGACCTAAGAGACTCAAGGGATTTTCGAGATCACCGGGACCCCATGTACGACAGATACAGAGAGATGAGAGACTCCCGAGATCCCATGTACAG gAGAGAAGGATCTTACGACAGATACCTGCGAATGGATGACTATTGCAGGAGGAAGGATGACCCTTACTTTGACCGCTACAGAGATAGCTTTGATGGACGAGGCCCTCCAGTCCCAGAAAGTCAGTCTCGTGCAAAAG AGCGTTTGAAACGTGAGGAACGGCGTAGAGAAGAGCTTTATCGTCAGTATTTTGAGGAAATCCAGAGACGCTTTGATGCCGAGAGGCCTGTGGATTGTTCTGTGATTGTGGTCAACAAGCAGACTAA AGATTATGCTGAATCTGTGGGACGGAAGGTTCGAGACCTAGGCATGGTAGTGGACTTGATCTTCCTCAACACAGAAGTGTCACTGTCACAAGCTTTGGAGGATGTTAGCAGAGGAGGGTCTCCTTTTGCTATTGTCATCACCCAGCAACACCAGATTCACCGCTCCTGTACAGTCAACATCATGTTTGGAACCCCACAAG AGCATCGCAACATGCCCCAGGCAGACGCCATGGTGCTGGTGGCCAGAAATTATGAGCGCTACAAGAATGAGTGCCGGGAGAAGGAACGTGAGGAGATTGCCAGACAGGCAGCCAAGATGGCTGATGAAGCCATCCTCCAGGAAAGAGAGCGAGGAGGCCCTGAGGAAGGAGTACGCGGGGGGCACCCTCCAGCCATCCAAAGCCTCATCAACTTGCTGGCAGACAATAGGTATCTCACTGCCGAAGAGACTGACAAGATCATCAACTACCTGCGAGAGCGGAAGGAGCGGCTTATGAGGAGCAGCACCGACTCTCTGCCTG GCCCGATTTCCCGTCAACCACTCGGGGCGACTTCGGGTGCCTCGCTGAAGACACAGCCAAGCTCCCAACCGCTCCAGGGCGGCCAAGTGCTCCCCTCTGCTACACCCACTCCAGCtgcaccccccacctcccaacaAGAGCTTCAGGCCAAAATCCTCAGCCTCTTCAATAGTGGCACGGTTGCGGCCAATAGCAGCTCTGTATCCCCCTCGATTGCTGCCGGAAACACCCAGAACCAGAATTTTTCCACAGCAGCGAACAGCCAGCCTCAGCAAAGATCACAGGCCTCTGGCAATCAGCCTCCAAACATTTTGGGACAGGCAGGATCTGCTCGGAACATGGGCCCCCGGCCTGGGGCTCCTTCCCAAGGGCTCTTTGGCCAGCCTTCCACTCGCCTGGCACCTGCCAGCAACTTAGCTAGCCAGAGGCCGGTGTCTTCCACAGGTATCAACTTTGACAATCCAAGTGTACAGAAGGCTCTGGACACACTGATCCAGAGTGGCCCTGCTCTCTCCCACCTGGTTAGCCAGACCGCAGCACAGGTCGGGCGGCCCCAGGCCCCCATGGGATCGTACCAGAGGCATTACTGA
- the NCOA5 gene encoding nuclear receptor coactivator 5 isoform X3 — MNTAPSRPSPTRRDPYGFGDSRDTRRDRSPIRGSPRREPRDGRNGRDARDSRDMRDPRDLRDHRDSRDIRDHRDSRSMRDARDMRDLRDFRDLRDSRDFRDHRDPMYDRYREMRDSRDPMYRREGSYDRYLRMDDYCRRKDDPYFDRYRDSFDGRGPPVPESQSRAKERLKREERRREELYRQYFEEIQRRFDAERPVDCSVIVVNKQTKDYAESVGRKVRDLGMVVDLIFLNTEVSLSQALEDVSRGGSPFAIVITQQHQIHRSCTVNIMFGTPQEHRNMPQADAMVLVARNYERYKNECREKEREEIARQAAKMADEAILQERERGGPEEGVRGGHPPAIQSLINLLADNRYLTAEETDKIINYLRERKERLMRSSTDSLPGELRGRAEARFPVNHSGRLRVPR; from the exons ATGAATACGGCTCCATCAAGACCCAGCCCCACACGAAG AGATCCATATGGCTTTGGAGACAGTCGAGATACAAGACGTGATCGATCCCCAATTCGAGGAAGTCCGAGGAGAGAGCCCAGAGATGGCAGAAATGGCCGGGATGCCCGGGATAGTAGAGACATGCGAGACCCCCGAGATTTGCGGGACCACAGAGATAGCAGAGACATTCGGGATCACAGAGACAGCAGAAGTATGCGTGATGCTCGGGACATGAGGGATCTTAGAGACTTTCGTGACCTAAGAGACTCAAGGGATTTTCGAGATCACCGGGACCCCATGTACGACAGATACAGAGAGATGAGAGACTCCCGAGATCCCATGTACAG gAGAGAAGGATCTTACGACAGATACCTGCGAATGGATGACTATTGCAGGAGGAAGGATGACCCTTACTTTGACCGCTACAGAGATAGCTTTGATGGACGAGGCCCTCCAGTCCCAGAAAGTCAGTCTCGTGCAAAAG AGCGTTTGAAACGTGAGGAACGGCGTAGAGAAGAGCTTTATCGTCAGTATTTTGAGGAAATCCAGAGACGCTTTGATGCCGAGAGGCCTGTGGATTGTTCTGTGATTGTGGTCAACAAGCAGACTAA AGATTATGCTGAATCTGTGGGACGGAAGGTTCGAGACCTAGGCATGGTAGTGGACTTGATCTTCCTCAACACAGAAGTGTCACTGTCACAAGCTTTGGAGGATGTTAGCAGAGGAGGGTCTCCTTTTGCTATTGTCATCACCCAGCAACACCAGATTCACCGCTCCTGTACAGTCAACATCATGTTTGGAACCCCACAAG AGCATCGCAACATGCCCCAGGCAGACGCCATGGTGCTGGTGGCCAGAAATTATGAGCGCTACAAGAATGAGTGCCGGGAGAAGGAACGTGAGGAGATTGCCAGACAGGCAGCCAAGATGGCTGATGAAGCCATCCTCCAGGAAAGAGAGCGAGGAGGCCCTGAGGAAGGAGTACGCGGGGGGCACCCTCCAGCCATCCAAAGCCTCATCAACTTGCTGGCAGACAATAGGTATCTCACTGCCGAAGAGACTGACAAGATCATCAACTACCTGCGAGAGCGGAAGGAGCGGCTTATGAGGAGCAGCACCGACTCTCTGCCTGGTGAGCTACGTGGCAGGGCCGAG GCCCGATTTCCCGTCAACCACTCGGGGCGACTTCGGGTGCCTCGCTGA